One Mercurialis annua linkage group LG3, ddMerAnnu1.2, whole genome shotgun sequence DNA window includes the following coding sequences:
- the LOC126672460 gene encoding protein SHORT ROOT IN SALT MEDIUM 1-like, whose amino-acid sequence MSGQNGAQSHAAEERKEVGKPSEIGSSSGARGRTHSPEIKYSEKEEDHEEDPEEDPEEDPEEDPEENPEEELEEEDFEEEELLDESDIEKYKRGRCSPSLRGMLRVGLYSSDFLRMVEGVPDLNEDNTTINRRYVRGLGPEYEAEATPVEELGADTLA is encoded by the exons ATGTCTGGacagaacggagctcagtcacatgctgctgAAGAACGAAAGGAAGTAGGCAAACCATCTG agattggtagttcttctggaGCCAGAGGTAGAACCCATTCGCCAGAAATAAAGTATAGTGAGAAAGAAGAGGATCAtgaggaagatccggaggaggatcctgaagagGATCCAGAGGAGGACCCAGAAGAGAACCCAGaggaagaattagaagaagaggaTTTTGAGGAAGAGGAACTGTTAGATGAATCAGacattgaaaaatataaaa gaggcagatgctCTCCTTCTCTCCGAGGAATGCTAAGAGTAGGGCTGTATTCTTCTGATTTTCTacgaatggttgagggagtcccCGATCTGAACGAAGATAACACAACTATCAACCGTAGATACGTCagaggcttaggacctgagtatg aggcggaggcAACTCCGGTAGAAGAGTTAGGGGCTGACACACTGGCGTAg